In Spirosoma aureum, a single genomic region encodes these proteins:
- a CDS encoding RNA polymerase sigma factor produces MNELFSTNFSSDELLWERFKNGDRLAFEQIISVHYASLFRFGSRYSKDTGLIEDCLHDMFVYLWERRLHISGTDSIKKYLLKSFRHKILLELQRTQRRGWVDEDEAVDMSPDQNFEDFFVFIETEQLSAKKIKTLIDLLPQRQQEALHLRYYEELDIEHIAQVMSINRQSVSNHLHKALNFLREHW; encoded by the coding sequence ATGAATGAATTATTCTCGACTAATTTTTCTTCTGATGAATTGCTCTGGGAGCGATTCAAAAATGGTGATCGTCTGGCATTTGAGCAAATCATTTCGGTTCATTATGCCTCGCTCTTCCGGTTCGGGAGCCGCTACAGCAAAGATACAGGCTTGATTGAAGACTGCCTGCACGATATGTTCGTCTACCTGTGGGAACGTCGATTACACATCAGCGGAACCGATAGTATCAAAAAATATTTACTCAAATCGTTCCGTCATAAAATTCTGCTGGAACTACAGCGAACCCAGCGTCGGGGCTGGGTCGATGAAGATGAAGCGGTAGATATGTCTCCCGACCAGAACTTTGAAGACTTTTTTGTCTTTATCGAAACGGAACAACTGTCGGCAAAAAAAATTAAGACATTAATCGACCTCCTTCCTCAGCGTCAACAGGAAGCCCTTCATTTACGCTACTACGAAGAACTTGATATTGAACACATTGCCCAAGTAATGAGCATCAATCGGCAGTCGGTCTCCAATCACCTGCACAAAGCGCTGAATTTTCTGCGGGAACATTGGTAG